In Pseudomonas coleopterorum, the genomic window GTGCAGCGCTGCGTGGGCCCCAACCTTCCTGGTCACTACACCGGGGCGGTCGAAGGCCTCTGCCTGGACTTGAGCGCCGGTAAGACGAGCGCCGGCGACAGCTCGAACGACGCTTTGGCAAACCAGTTGGCGGTGCTGGCCAACGAGCATGGCCTGCAGGTGTGCTGGTCGACTCCGATCCGTTCGACGCAGGGCGCCGTGATGGGTGCCTTCGTGCTGTATCACCCAGAGGTACGGCAGGCCGTTCCGGCCGACGTCGAGATCATCGATTTCGTCGTGCAGACCATCGGCCTCATGGTGCACCGCGTGCAAGTCGATGTCGCCGTGCGCACCAGCGAGGCCCGGTTGCGTCTGGCGGTGGACCACGCCGATGTCGGGTTCTGGGACGTGGACCTGGTACAGAACACGCTGGTGTGGCCACCGCAGACCAAGGCGATGTTCGGCATCTCGGCCGATGTGTCGGTCACCCTCGAGGACTTCTATCAAGGTCTCCATCCTCACGATCGCCGGGCAACCCTGGAGGCCTTCAGCGCAGCCATGGACCCTGAGCGCCGGGCGCTCTACGACGTGGACTACCGTACCATCGGTCGCGAGGACGGCGTGGTCCGCTGGGTGGCCGCCAAGGGACGGGCCGTGTTCGATGAGCACGGACGCTGCCTGCGGGTCACTGGCACGGCGATGGACATCACCGCCCGCAAGAACGCCGATGAGAAACTGCGCGAGCTCAATGCGACCCTCGAAGGGCGCGTGGCACAAGCCATCGCCGAGCGTGAAGAAGTTCAGTTGGCTTTGCGGCAGAGCCAGAAGATGGAAGCCATGGGGCAACTCACCGGTGGCGTGGCTCATGACTTCAACAACCTGCTCACCCCGATCGTCGGCACGCTGGACATGCTCCAGCGCCGGGGCGTGGGCGGCGAGCGGGAGCAACGGCTGATCTCCGGCGCCGTGCAATCGGCGGATCGCGCCAAGACGCTGGTACAGCGGCTACTGGCCTTTGCCCGACGCCAGCCGCTGCAGGCGGTCGCCGTCAACGTCGGCAAGCTGGTCAGCGACATGGGCGACCTGCTGGCCAGCACCACCGGCCCGCAGATCAAGGTCGTCGTCGATGCGCCGGAGCATCTGCCCGCGGCGATCGCCGACGTCAACCAGCTCGAAATGGCGCTGCTCAACCTCTCCGTCAACGCCCGAGACGCAATGCTCGAGGGCGGAACACTGCGCATATCCGCCTGCACGGAATCGATCGAAGCGGGGCATCGGTCGGGACTTGCCGTGGGCAACTACCTCTGCCTGTCCGTCGCGGACACCGGCTCGGGCATGGACGCCGCCACGCTGGCGCGTGCGGTGGAACCGT contains:
- a CDS encoding GAF domain-containing protein, which codes for MAESIDEVVSVLRDTARATVGAEGIAVVIENGGHCTYVAEDAISPLWSGKTFPIDRCVSGWAMLDNKTYVIPDVRLDPRIPREAYDPTFVRSLVMVPIGKPLAVAALGAYWSQVRPHNRDTIERLESLARLATIAIENARLTQARNRAAAIGAAQNRMLALAVAEASLDVTLEAIVREVETLSTSGLLGSVLLLDEQGRHVQRCVGPNLPGHYTGAVEGLCLDLSAGKTSAGDSSNDALANQLAVLANEHGLQVCWSTPIRSTQGAVMGAFVLYHPEVRQAVPADVEIIDFVVQTIGLMVHRVQVDVAVRTSEARLRLAVDHADVGFWDVDLVQNTLVWPPQTKAMFGISADVSVTLEDFYQGLHPHDRRATLEAFSAAMDPERRALYDVDYRTIGREDGVVRWVAAKGRAVFDEHGRCLRVTGTAMDITARKNADEKLRELNATLEGRVAQAIAEREEVQLALRQSQKMEAMGQLTGGVAHDFNNLLTPIVGTLDMLQRRGVGGEREQRLISGAVQSADRAKTLVQRLLAFARRQPLQAVAVNVGKLVSDMGDLLASTTGPQIKVVVDAPEHLPAAIADVNQLEMALLNLSVNARDAMLEGGTLRISACTESIEAGHRSGLAVGNYLCLSVADTGSGMDAATLARAVEPFFSTKGVGQGTGLGLSMVHGLASQLNGALTIQSSPGLGTNVELWLPRSVTLPAEALRLVETPELSSSRGVALLVDDEELVRASTSYMLAELGYCVIEAASGEEAIALMDTGEAFDLLITDHLMPGISGTDLARQVRCSRPGTAILLVSGYAEREGLDPDLPRLSKPFRKNELATSLAQLGREG